Proteins encoded within one genomic window of Gloeobacter kilaueensis JS1:
- a CDS encoding helix-turn-helix domain-containing protein, producing MSETRAAGETLSDRELQILELVAQGLTNEDIAAALEISKRTVDNHVSNILQKTRTKNRVELVRWALQWGKVCIDEVNCCILPNGNGSSHA from the coding sequence ATGTCTGAAACGCGCGCGGCTGGTGAAACCCTGTCCGACCGGGAGCTGCAGATTCTGGAACTGGTGGCCCAGGGTCTCACCAACGAGGACATCGCTGCTGCGCTCGAAATCAGCAAGCGTACCGTCGATAATCACGTAAGCAACATCTTGCAGAAGACCCGGACCAAGAATCGGGTGGAGCTGGTGCGCTGGGCGCTGCAGTGGGGCAAAGTCTGCATCGACGAAGTGAACTGCTGCATCCTCCCGAATGGCAACGGCTCCTCCCACGCCTGA